DNA from Nitrospira sp.:
GCCAGCTCTTCAGCCTCGACAGGAGTCGGACGCCGAACTCTCCGCGACCTTTCGCGCATGGGCAAAAGCGATGAGCGCGACGCAAATCCGCCACCTGCTCAGCCATTGCTCGGCTGAAGGGCTGGCGGAATATTCGCGCCAGAATGAGCTGTTGGGGCATGACTCGCATCGAACATGGCGCCTGCTCAAGGCGGCGTTGGTGAACCGCCTGCAGGTGTTGACGGCCCCAGCAGATCCCGACGAGATCAGGCTCGTGCGTCAGTGGGCGGACGCACTGACACCGCAAGAGTCTGTGCATATCCTGATGTACGGCTCCCCGGAAACATACAGCGCCTACCTGCAAGCCCGGCAGGTGCCCCCACTCAGTGATCTACACAGAGTGTGGGCCTTGTTTGAGGCTGAACTTCTGGCACGCACAGAGAGTTTGAACACATCACGCGGGACCGCAGGGACAGCCTAGACCTGAAGTGGGATTACCGATGATGGCACTTCCAACCCTCGATCAGCTCGCTGCGCATCCTGAGCAGGCGACCGATCTGCCGCCACATGCAGCGGCTACGCTTCTGGCACAGGTGGCGAGCCTGCAAATGCTGTTGCTGGGTCGACTCTTCGTGGGCATCTCCGCCGAGCCTCGACGGGAAGAGGCAGAAGATCGCCTCCTGACCATCGACGAAGCCGCGGCCGCACTCGGCATGACGAAAGATTATTTGTATCGTCACGCTGATTCACTTCCGTTCACTGTCCGCCCCGCACCAAAACAACTTCGCTTTTCAAAGCTCGGCATTCAGAAATATATCCGCCAGAGACAGGGACGCTAATTCAAGTTCTTGCGAATTATTCCCGTGCATATGTATTGACAGCAAACCGTATCCATGTATATCATGCAACCATGAAGGCTGCACGAAAAGGAGGGAGCCAAGTGAAAACAACTGTCGAACTACCGGAAGAGCTGTGGCGAAAAGCGAAGATTCGAGCGATGGATGATCGGTCGGACCTGCGGTCTGTGATTATCGCGGCACTGGAAACGCATCTGAAACAGAAGGGCTCTAAGTAGGAGGGGACGCCATGGAAACCATTGCACATTCTCAGTCTGAGGTCATGTCTGAACCGGTCATGCCTTCCCCTGAGGCCGTGCCGGTGGCATCCGACTGTGCTCCGAGTGGGGCGAAACCAAAGCGGTCTGCACCAGAAGCCATCAAGAACGTTCGCGGCTACGGCAGAGTCTTTCCGCGCGGAAATCGCTACTGGATCGCCTACTATGCGCCTGAGGACGGCCGCAGCGTTGAACATCGAGAGCCGGGCGGAGAGACGGAAAAAGAAGCCCGCAAGAAACTGAAAAACCGTCTGGATGAAGTGAGCGCACATCGGCGCCTTGGCATTCGTTTCCAGGGGCCGCGACAAGAGCGGGTGACCGTGGAAGAACTGCTGAAGAGCTTGGAGCGTGATTACACCATTCACGGGAGAAAGTCCCTGCCCCAACTCCGTTCGCACCTCCAACACATTCGGACATTCTTTGCGATGGACCGCGCGTGCGCGGTCACGGCAGAGCGTTTGAGGGAATACATCGCTTCCCGGCAACAGGATCAGGCCCAGGCCGCGACCATCAACCGCGAACTCGAAGGCCTTCGGCGCGCCTTTGCCTTGGCGGTGGAGTCGCAAACCCTGGTAACGATCCCGATGTTTCCGAGCTTGCCAGAGGACAATGCCCGGCAAGGCTTCTTCGAGCGCGCGGACTTCCAGGCGGTCCTTGATCATTTGCGGAATGATGACGTGAAAGACTTCTGCGACTGGTTCTATCGGACAGGGATGCGGCCGGGTGAGATTCGCGCCTTGACGTGGGACACCTTGGACCGTGAAACCTGGACTCTTCGCCTCCATGCCAGAGATGCCAAGACACGCCGAGGGCGGGTGATTGCGTTGGCCGGCGAGGTACGGGCCATCATTGAACGCCGAGTGAAGGCGAGGCGTCTCGAATGCCCTTTGATCTTTCATCGTGGCGGAAAGCCGTTCGGCGATTTCCGCAAGGTCTGGAATCGAGCCTGCCGAGAGGTGGGTGTCAGCGGGAAGTTGATCTACGACCTGAGGCGCACGGCTGTACGAAACATGGTGCGCGCCGGAGTGGATCCCGCGGTTGTGATGAAAATCAGCGGGCACCGAACCCGGAATGTGTTCGACCGATACAACATCATCAGTGAAGATGACATTCGGCAAGCGGTGCTGAAGACCGATGCGTATGTCGAGAATCTCCCACGTGTGGCGCCGATCATTCCGTTGCGTTCGGAAATGGGGCGATAGAAATGGGGTCCGTGGATGAGAACACGGACAAAACGCGGACAATTGGTGCGGGGAAGAAAAAAGGGGCTGACCGTGTGACGATGGCCAACCCCTTTGCGAATCGGGAGTTACGTTGGTTGCGGGGAGAGGATTTGAACCTCTGACCTTTGGGTTATGAGCCCAACGAGCTACCAGGCTGCTCCACCCCGCGACCGGATAGTAACAGGCGTGTGAAACGAGAGTCAAGGAAGGTTGGGCGGCAATTGCATTCATGAAGGGAGAATGATAAAGCGTGGGCATGCGCATCGTATTTATGGGGACACCGGACTTCGCGGTGCCGTCGTTGGAGGCATTGCTCAAGTCGGACGATCAGGTGGTCGGTGTGGTCACCCAGCCGGACCGGCCGAAGGGCCGCGGGCAGGAAGTCATTCCCTCTCCGATCAAGGTGGTCTGTCTCCGCGAGGGGATTCCCCTGCTCCAACCCCTGAAGATGAAGGACCCCGCATTTCTTGACGCCTTGCGGCAGTGGAAGCCGGACGTCATTACGGTGACCGCATTCGGCCGGATCCTGCCGTCGGCGGTTCTGACGCTGCCCCCGCTCGGTTGCATCAACGTCCATGGGTCGCTCTTGCCGAAGTATCGCGGCGCGGGGCCGATTCAATGGGCCGTCATTCGAGGCGAGCAGGAAACCGGCATCACTACCATGCTGATGGATGAAGGGATGGACACCGGCGACATGTTGTTGCAGGAGAAGGTGGCGATCCTTCCGGAGGACACCGCGGGCACCCTGGCACCTCGATTGGCCGAAGTGGGGGGGCGGTTGTTGGTCGAGACGCTGCGCCGCCTCAAGGCGGGGACGCTGACACCTCAGCCGCAGGACCATACGGTGGCGACCATGGCGCCGTTGCTCAAGAAGGAAGATGGTCTGATCGATTGGACATTGACGGCCCGGGAAATCGCGAATCGTGTGCGCGGCCTGTCTCCCTGGCCGGGAGCCTATACCTACGTGAACGGGGAACGGTGGACCCTGTGCCTGGTGTCTGCCGGCGAGGAATCCCAGGGGGCGGTTCCCGGGTTGGTGACCAAGGTCGCAAAGGACAGGATTGACGTGGCGACCGGCGGCGGGACGATCCATATCCGTGAAATCCAGCCGTCCAACAGCCGGCGCATGACGGTGGCGCAATATCTGGCCGGCCATCGTCTGGCCGAAGGAATCGGCTTGCAAGCATCCCCGCCCCGGGGCTGACGGCAGCCATCGGACGCTTCCATCACAACCCCCTCGCCATGACCGCGATTCCATCCTATGGCATCTGACCATCCCGGACCACAACCGGGCAAGGCCGCACCATCAGGACGGCGCGCTGCCGTGAAGGCTCTGTTGGCCATCGACAAGGCGGGCCTGTCGGCGGATGATCTCTTCGACCAGGTGACTGCTCGAGAATCTCTGGATCTCCGTGAGCGGGCCTTCATGGTTGAACTCGTGCGCGGAGTCTTGCGTTATCGCGGGACAATCGACTGGCGATTGGGGGCGGTTTCGGATCGGCCGATCGCGCGATTGCCGACCTTGGTCCAGACCATCCTGAGGCTCGGCGCCTATCAACTGCTCCATTTGGATCGGGTGCCGGAATCGGCGGCGGTCAATGAGTCCGTGCGGATGATGAAACAACACAGCAAGAAACTGGGACGGGATTGGAGCGGATTCGTCAATGCGGTGCTGAGGTCTCTGTTGCGATCCCCGGAACCGGACCGGCCTGATCCTGAGAAGGACCCGGTCGAGGCCTGTGCCGTTCGTTATTCCTGCCCGACATGGCTCGTCGAACGCTGGTGCCGTCTCTGGGGTGTGGAGCGAGCCGAGGCCCTGTGTCGTGCCTCGCTGGAGCCGCCGCCGTTGACGCTCCGCGTCAATACGCTTCGCACCACACGTCTGGAACTGCTGGCCGAGTTTGAGGCGGCGCAGGTGGGCGCGGTTCCGACGACGGTCAGTCCGGTGGGCATTCAACTCGCCCGCACCGGATCGGTCGCAGACCTGCCCGGCTATGTTGACGGATGGTTTTATGTGGAGGATGAGGCGGCACAGCTCATTCCCCCGCTGTTGGATGTGCAGCCGGGGCAACGGGTGTTGGATGCCTGTGCCGCGCCGGGCGGGAAGGCGACGCATCTGGCGGCGCTCATGGAGAATCGAGGGGACCTCGTCGCCGTGGACCGGGCCGCAGCTCGCCTGGACCTGGTGATGGAGAATTGTCGTCGCCTCGGAGTCACATCGGTCACGCCGGTGGTCGGCGATGTGCGTGCCTTGATCGGCCAAGAGACGCCGTCGAGCAAACCACAGGCGCGACGTCCTGCGGGACAGGCGGCTCTGCTTCAACCGTTCGATCGTATCCTCCTCGATGCCCCCTGCAGCGGACTCGGCGTGCTGCGGCGCCACCCGGAAGGGAAGTGGTACAAGACTCCGGAGTCGATCATGCAGCATCACGCTGTGCAGCTGGAATTGCTGGAGACGACGAGCCGTCTCTTGCGGCCCGGTGGGCTGTTGGTCTATAGTACCTGCTCGATCGAACCGGAAGAAACCGCATCGATCATCGACGAGTTTTGTCGGTCGCATCGCGAATTTCAGCGTGAGTCGATCGCACCCTGGTTGCCCCCAGCCGGTCTGCCGTTCGTGACCCCACAAGGGGACCTGTCTACGATGGCCAATATGAAGAGGATGGATGCGTTCTTCGCCGCCCGTGTGCGGAGGAGCGAATGATGGCCGGTCGGACCGTTCGGATTGCGCCGTCCATTTTGTCGGCGGACTTTGCACGTTTGGCGGAAGAAGTGGCGCGGGTGGAGCAAGGGGGCGCCGATTGGCTGCACATCGACGTGATGGACGGGCACTTCGTGCCGAATTTGACCATCGGCCCGCCGATCGTCGAAGCCCTGCGAAAGGTCACCACCTTGCCGCTCGATGTCCACCTCATGATGACCAACCCGGATGCGTTCATCGCAGAGTTTGCCGAGGCGGGTGCCGACCATCTGACGGTGCACGTGGAGGCCTGTACGCATTTACATCGGACGGTGCAGTCGATTCAAGAGCGGGGCGTGAAGGCGGGGGTGACGTTGAACCCTGCGACACCGGCCGTCATGCTGTCTGAAATCGTCCGCGACGCCGATCTCATTCTCATCATGTCCGTGAGCCCCGGGTTCGGCGGCCAGAAATTCATTCCGTCGTCGCTGCAGAAGATCGCCGAAGTGCGCTCCATGATCGACCGCACGAACAGCCGTGCTCTGTTGGAGGTGGACGGGGGCGTCAAACCCGACAATGCGGAAGACATTCTTGCGGCCGGCGCGGAAGTCCTCGTGGCAGGCTCGGCCGTGTTCTCCAGCCATGACTATGCCGCAGCCATCGCGGCATTGAGAGCCGGACGCCAGCCGGCCGCTCGCACCGCCAGGATTGCAGCCGCTCAGCGATAGAAGAGGCGCCGAACCACACCCTTGTTCATGGATAACCTGCACCCCCTCGAAAGCAAAGTCCTGCTCGCGTTGGCGCGGCGGCCCGACTCGTCTGCCACGCTGGATCATCTTGCCGAATCGACCGGGCTGGAACCGTCACAGCTCAGTATGGCGGTTGAATGGCTGTTGGCCAAGTCCTTGATCGGCGTCCATGCCGAAACGGTCGCGCACATCGCCTCGCTGACTCCGGTCGGCGAAGTGCATTTTGAGAAGTATTCCCCGATCGAGCGCGTTTTGTCGGCAGCCAAAGAAGCAAGCCAGACCGGAAAACGGCTCACCATTCAGGATATCCAGGCGCAGGAAGAGCTCGAGCCGTCGGATGTGAGCAAGGCGGTCGGGACCCTCAAAAAAGAAGGCGCGATCCTCATCGTCCAGGGCGGTTGTATTGAAAGCACCGGCCGCAACAGTCCCACGGCCGAATCCCTGCGGGCCCTGCTGCAGGAATTGCGGGGCGGGCAGCGGGAATTGAAGACATTCCCTGAGTCTCTTCAGCTTGTGCTCCAGCAACATGCGGTGAAGCGCGGCAATGCGCGAGAACCGTTCCGGATCGATGAACGGGTGACACGATCGTTTCTGCTGACCTCTGCCGGACGGGACGTGACGCAGCGACTGGCGCGCGACGGCGTGGCGGAGGAAGTCTCGCAGTTGACACCGGAACTGTTGAAGGAAGGCGCCTGGCGGACCAAGCGGTTCCGAAAATATACG
Protein-coding regions in this window:
- a CDS encoding Methionyl-tRNA formyltransferase, with protein sequence MRIVFMGTPDFAVPSLEALLKSDDQVVGVVTQPDRPKGRGQEVIPSPIKVVCLREGIPLLQPLKMKDPAFLDALRQWKPDVITVTAFGRILPSAVLTLPPLGCINVHGSLLPKYRGAGPIQWAVIRGEQETGITTMLMDEGMDTGDMLLQEKVAILPEDTAGTLAPRLAEVGGRLLVETLRRLKAGTLTPQPQDHTVATMAPLLKKEDGLIDWTLTAREIANRVRGLSPWPGAYTYVNGERWTLCLVSAGEESQGAVPGLVTKVAKDRIDVATGGGTIHIREIQPSNSRRMTVAQYLAGHRLAEGIGLQASPPRG
- a CDS encoding 16S rRNA (cytosine(967)-C(5))-methyltransferase; its protein translation is MKALLAIDKAGLSADDLFDQVTARESLDLRERAFMVELVRGVLRYRGTIDWRLGAVSDRPIARLPTLVQTILRLGAYQLLHLDRVPESAAVNESVRMMKQHSKKLGRDWSGFVNAVLRSLLRSPEPDRPDPEKDPVEACAVRYSCPTWLVERWCRLWGVERAEALCRASLEPPPLTLRVNTLRTTRLELLAEFEAAQVGAVPTTVSPVGIQLARTGSVADLPGYVDGWFYVEDEAAQLIPPLLDVQPGQRVLDACAAPGGKATHLAALMENRGDLVAVDRAAARLDLVMENCRRLGVTSVTPVVGDVRALIGQETPSSKPQARRPAGQAALLQPFDRILLDAPCSGLGVLRRHPEGKWYKTPESIMQHHAVQLELLETTSRLLRPGGLLVYSTCSIEPEETASIIDEFCRSHREFQRESIAPWLPPAGLPFVTPQGDLSTMANMKRMDAFFAARVRRSE
- a CDS encoding Ribulose-phosphate 3-epimerase, translating into MMAGRTVRIAPSILSADFARLAEEVARVEQGGADWLHIDVMDGHFVPNLTIGPPIVEALRKVTTLPLDVHLMMTNPDAFIAEFAEAGADHLTVHVEACTHLHRTVQSIQERGVKAGVTLNPATPAVMLSEIVRDADLILIMSVSPGFGGQKFIPSSLQKIAEVRSMIDRTNSRALLEVDGGVKPDNAEDILAAGAEVLVAGSAVFSSHDYAAAIAALRAGRQPAARTARIAAAQR